Proteins from a genomic interval of Schistocerca nitens isolate TAMUIC-IGC-003100 unplaced genomic scaffold, iqSchNite1.1 HiC_scaffold_468, whole genome shotgun sequence:
- the LOC126232309 gene encoding trichohyalin-like: MSRPRARTEFVTHAVAVKSHQKIRNSCAEAAARKRLRGSGCAEAAARKRLRGSGCAEAAARKRLRGSGCAEAAARKRLRGSGCAETAAQKRLRRNGCAETAAQKRLRRNGCAETAAQKRLRRNGCAETAAQKRLRRNGCAETAAQKRLRRNGCAETAAQKQLRRNSCAEAAAQKQLRRNSCAETAAQKQLRRNSCAETVRRNSCAETAAQKQLRRYSCADTAAQKQLRRNSCAETAAQKQLRRNSCAETAAQKQLRRNSCAGTAAQEQLRRNSCAGTAAQEQLRRNSCAETAAQKQLHRNSCAGTAAQEQLRRNSCAETAAQEQLRRNSCAGTAAQKQLRRNSCAETAAQKQLRRNSCAETAAQKQRRRNSGAETLYSLRLQERTSMFNVFWAVEHVKLNPKRLRRSGCAEAAAQKRLRRSGCAEAAAQKRLRRSGCAEAAAQKRLRRSGCAVAAAQKRLRRSGCAEAAAQKRLRRSGCAEAAAQKRLRRNGCAETAAQKRLRRSGCAEAAAQKRLRRSGCAEAAAQKRLRRSGCAEAAAQKRLRRSGCAETAAQKRLRRNGCAETAAQKRLRRNGCADTAAQKRLRRNGCAGTAAQERLRRNGCAGTAAQERLRRNGCAGTAAQERLRRNGCAGTAAQERLRRNGCAGTAAQKRLRRSGCAEAAAQMRLRRSGCAEAAAQKRLRRSGCAEAAAQKRLRRSGCAEAAAQKRLRRSGCAEAAAQKRLRRNGCAETAAQERLRRNGCAETAAQKRLRRNGCAETAAHKRLRINGCAETAAQKRLRRNGCAETAAQKRLRRNGCAETAAQKQLRRSSCAEAAAQKQLRRNSCAETAAQIRLRRYGCAETAAQKRLRRNGCADTAAQKRLRRNGCAETAAQKRLRRSGCAEAAAQKRLRRSGCAEAAAQKRLRRNGCAEAAAQKQLRRSSCAETAAQKQLRRNSCAETVRRNSCAETAAQKQLRRYSCAETAAQKQLRRYSCADTAAQKQLRRNSCAETAAQKQLRRNSCAGTAAQKQLRRNSCAGTAAQKQLRRNSCAGTAAQEQLRRNSCAGTAAQEQLRRNSCAETAAQKQLRRNSCAETAAQKQLRRNSGAETAAQKQRISRPRARTEFVTHAVAVKSHQKIRNSCAEAAAQKRLRRSGCAEAAAQKRLRRNSCAGTAAQEQLRRNRCAEAAAQKRLRRNGCAETAAQKRLRRNGCAETAAQKRLRRNGCAETAAQKRLRRNGCAETAAQKRLRRNGCAETAAQKRLRRNGCAETAAQKQLRRNSCAETAAQKQLRRNSCAETAAQKQLRRNSCAETAAQKQLRRNSCAETAAQKQLRRNSCAETAAQEQLRRNSCAESAAQDQLRRNSCAETAAQEQLRRNSCPETAAQKQLRRNNCAETAAQEQLRRNSCAGTAAQEQLRRNSCAETAAQKQLRRNSCAETAAQKQLRGNSCAETAARKQLRGNSCAETAARKQLRGNSCAETAAQKQMRRNSCAETAAQKQLRRNSCTETAAQKQRRRNSGAETAAQKHSIASGYRSLRINSCAETAAPKQLRRNSCAETAAPKQLRRNSCAETAAPKQLRRNSCAETAAPKQLRRNSCAETAAPKLLRRNSCAETAAQKQLGISSCAETAAQRQLRRNRCAETAAQKQLRRNSCAETAAQRQLRRDSCAETAAQRQLRRNSCAETAAQKQLRINSCAETAAQKQLRRNSCAETAAQKQLCRNSCAETDAQKQLRRNSCAETAAHKQRRRNTL; encoded by the exons atgtctagaccacgcgcgcgtacggagttcgtcacccatgctgttgcagtgaagtctcatcagaaaatcagaaacagctgcgcagaagcggctgcgcggaagcggctgcgcggaagcggctgcgcggaagcggctgcgcggaagcggctgcgcggaagcggctgcgcggaagcggctgcgcggaagcggctgcgcggaagcggctgcgcggaagcggctgcgcggaagcggctgcgcggaagcggctgcgcggaaacggctgcgcagaaacggctgcgcagaaacggctgcgcagaaacggctgcgcagaaacggctgcgcagaaacggctgcgcagaaacggctgcgcagaaacggctgcgcagaaacggctgcgcagaaacggctgcgcagaaacggctgcgcagaaacggctgcgcagaaacggctgcgcagaaacggctgcgcagaaacggctgcgcagaaacggctgcgcagaaacagctgcgcagaaacagctgcgcagaagcagctgcgcagaagcagctgcgcagaaacagctgcgcagaaacagctgcgcagaaacagctgcgcagaaacagctgcgcagaaacagtgcgcagaaacagctgcgcagaaacagctgcgcagaaacagctgcgcagatacagctgcgcagatacagctgcgcagaaacagctgcgcagaaacagctgcgcagaaacagctgcgcagaaacagctgcgcagaaacagctgcgcagaaacagctgcgcagaaacagctgcgcagaaacagctgcgcaggaacagctgcgcaggaacagctgcgcagaaacagctgcgcaggaacagctgcgcaggaacagctgcgcaggaacagctgcgcagaaacagctgcgcagaaacagctgcacaggaacagctgcgcaggaacagctgcgcaggaacagctgcgcaggaacagctgcgcagaaacagctgcgcaggaacagctgcgcaggaacagctgcgcaggaacagctgcgcagaaacagctgcgcagaaacagctgcgcagaaacagctgcgcagaaacagctgcgcagaaacagctgcgcagaaacagctgcgcagaaacagcggcgcagaaacagcggcgcagaaacactctatagcctccggttacaggagcgtacctccatgttcaatgttttttgggcagttgaacatgtaaagttgaatccc aaacggctgcgcagaagcggctgcgcagaagcggctgcgcagaagcggctgcgcagaagcggctgcgcagaagcggctgcgcagaagcggctgcgcagaagcggctgcgcagaagcggctgcgcagaagcggctgcgcagaagcggctgcgcagtagcggctgcgcagaagcggctgcgcagaagcggctgcgcagaagcggctgcgcagaagcggctgcgcagaagcggctgcgcagaagcggctgcgcagaagcggctgcgcagaaacggctgcgcagaaacggctgcgcagaagcggctgcgcagaagcggctgcgcagaagcggctgcgcagaagcggctgcgcagaagcggctgcgcagaagcggctgcgcagaagcggctgcgcagaagcggctgcgcagaagcggctgcgcagaagcggctgcgcagaagcggctgcgcagaaacggctgcgcagaaacggctgcgcagaaacggctgcgcagaaacggctgcgcagaaacggctgcgcagaaacggctgcgcagatacggctgcgcagaaacggctgcgcagaaacggctgcgcaggaacggctgcgcaggaacggctgcgcaggaacggctgcgcaggaacggctgcgcaggaacggctgcgcaggaacggctgcgcaggaacggctgcgcaggaacggctgcgcaggaacggctgcgcaggaacggctgcgcaggaacggctgcgcaggaacggctgcgcaggaacggctgcgcagaagcggcttcgcagaagcggctgcgcagaagcggctgcgcagatgcggctgcgcagaagcggctgcgcagaagcggctgcgcagaagcggctgcgcagaagcggctgcgcagaagcggctgcgcagaagcggctgcgcagaagcggctgcgcagaagcggctgcgcagaagcggctgcgcagaagcggctgcgcagaagcggctgcgcagaaacggctgcgcagaaacggctgcgcagaaacggctgcgcaggaacggctgcgcaggaacggctgcgcagaaacggctgcgcagaaacggctgcgcagaaacggctgcgcagaaacggctgcgcataaacggctgcgcataaacggctgcgcagaaacggctgcgcagaaacggctgcgcagaaacggctgcgcagaaacggctgcgcagaaacggctgcgcagaaacggctgcgcagaaacggctgcgcagaagcagctgcgcagaagcagctgcgcagaagcagctgcgcagaaacagctgcgcagaaacagctgcgcagaaacagctgcgcagatacggctgcgcagatacggctgcgcagaaacggctgcgcagaaacggctgcgcagaaacggctgcgctgatacggctgcgcagaaacggctgcgcagaaacggctgcgcagaaacggctgcgcagaagcggctgcgcagaagcggctgcgcagaagcggctgcgcagaagcggctgcgcagaagcggctgcgcagaagcggctgcgcagaaacgtctgcgcagaaacggctgcgcagaagcagctgcgcagaaacagctgcgcagaagcagctgcgcagaaacagctgcgcagaaacagctgcgcagaaacagctgcgcagaaactgtgcgcagaaacagctgcgcagaaacagctgcgcagaaacagctgcgcagatacagctgcgcagaaacagctgcgcagaaacagctgcgcagatacagctgcgcagatacagctgcgcagaaacagctgcgcagaaacagctgcgcagaaacagctgcgcagaaacagctgcgcaggaacagctgcgcaggaacagctgcgcagaaacagctgcgcaggaacagctgcgcaggaacagctgcgcagaaacagctgcgcaggaacagctgcgcaggaacagctgcgcaggaacagctgcgcaggaacagctgcgcaggaacagctgcgcaggaacagctgcgcagaaacagctgcgcagaaacagctgcgcagaaacagctgcgcagaaacagctgcgcagaaacagctgcgcagaaacagctgcgcagaaacagcggcgcagaaacagcggcgcagaaacagcg gatctctagaccacgcgcgcgtacggagttcgtcacccatgctgttgcagtgaagtctcatcagaaaatcagaaacagctgcgcagaagcggctgcgcagaagcggctgcgcagaagcggctgcgcagaagcggctgcgcagaaacggctgcgcaggaacagctgcgcaggaacagctgcgcaggaacagctgcgcaggaacagatgcgcagaagcggctgcgcagaaacggctgcgcagaaacggctgcgcagaaacggctgcgcagaaacggctgcgcagaaacggctgcgcagaaacggctgcgcagaaacggctgcgcagaaacggctgcgcagaaacggctgcgcagaaacggctgcgcagaaacggctgcgcagaaacggctgcgcagaaacggctgcgcagaaacggctgcgcagaaacggctgcgcagaaacggctgcgcagaaacggctgcgcagaaacggctgcgcagaaacagctgcgcagaaacagctgcgcagaaacagctgcgcagaaacagctgcgcagaaacagctgcgcagaaacagctgcgcagaaacagctgcgcagaaacagctgcgcagaaacagctgcgcagaaacagctgcgcagaaacagctgcgcagaaacagctgcgcagaaacagctgcgcagaaacagctgcgcagaaacagctgcgcaggaacagctgcgcaggaacagctgcgcagaatcagctgcgcaggatcagctgcgcagaaacagctgcgcagaaacagctgcgcaggaacagctgcgcaggaacagctgcccagaaacagctgcgcagaaacagctgcgcagaaacaactgcgcagaaacagctgcgcaggaacagctgcgcaggaacagctgcgcaggaacagctgcgcaggaacagctgcgcaggaacagctgcgcagaaacagctgcgcagaaacagctgcgcagaaacagctgcgcagaaacagctgcgcagaaacagctgcgcggaaacagctgcgcggaaacagctgcgcggaaacagctgcgcggaaacagctgcgcggaaacagctgcgcggaaacagctgcgcggaaacagctgtgcagaaacagctgcgcagaagcagatgcgcagaaacagctgcgcagaaacagctgcgcagaaacagctgcgcagaaacagctgcacagaaacagcggcgcagaaacagcggcgcagaaacagcggcgcagaaacagcggcgcagaaacactctatagcctccggttacaggagc ctgcgcataaacagctgcgccgaaacagctgcgccgaaacagctgcgccgaaacagctgcgccgaaacagctgcgccgaaacagctgcgccgaaacagctgcgccgaaacagctgcgccgaaacagctgcgccgaaacagctgcgccgaaacagctgcgccgaaacagctgcgccgaaacagctgcgccgaaacagctgcgccgaaactgctgcgccgaaacagctgcgccgaaacagctgcgcagaaacagctaggcataagcagctgcgcagaaacagctgcgcagagacagctgcgcagaaacagatgcgcagaaacagctgcgcagaaacagctgcgcagaaacagctgcgcagaaacagctgcgcagagacagctgcgcagagacagctgcgcagagacagctgcgcagagacagctgcgcagaaacagctgcgcagaaacagctgcgcagaaacagctgcgcataaacagctgcgcagaaacagctgcgcagaaacagctgcgcagaaacagctgcgcagaaacagctgcgcagaaacagctgtgcagaaacagctgcgcagaaacagatgcgcagaaacagctgcgcagaaacagctgcgcagaaacagcggcgcacaaacagcggcgcagaaacactctatag